The Spirosoma sp. SC4-14 DNA window GCGGCCAGTTCGGCTTCGGCCAATGGTTACGCCCAGAAGATCGGCGCTGACACCTAGATCGATAATCCCCAGATTGACCTGCGCCCGAAGGCCTGCACTGAGCGATGTCATGGTGACATAATCGAACCGGACGGTATCAATATTTTGCACAAGCAGCGGCTCCGATAAGGCGCCAAAACCGGTTTTGCCACGAGTAAGCCGGGAAGGGGCGGTGTAATAATTGAGATTATCGCCGTAAAAAGCACCTAACCGCACCGTCCAGCCGAGCGAAAACATCTTGCGTTCGCCAACATTAATAAGCTGATAATAAGCTATCGATGGATTGTAATTGCTCTTGCTGTATGACATGCCCACATCGAAACCACTTTTCAGACGAGCCGCAACGGGCGATTGGGCAAAACTATGAATAGAAAATAGAGTTAGTAGCGCAACAATGGTTCTCTTCATGCAAACTAATCAGGATGTACGAGCCGGCAAAGATACGCTCAAAGCCGGGATTCTACTGTCTTAACGATTAATCTGATTATGCAGTCATTGCCTTTTAATAAAAAGATGTTACTTAAAGGACGTCACTGCGCCCAGATAGCTAAAACAATGGGTAATAAAAAGGCGTCCTCCTTTTCAGATGTGACGCCTTTTTGTGGTGAATAGCCCAGGAGTTAACAACTTGTTATTCCATTTTTAGTACGATAGCAGCCAGTGGGGGTATGTTTAAACGGATCGACTGCGAACGGCCGTGCCAGGCCGAATCCTCGCTGTGCATAGGGTGCGGGTTGCCGATTCCACTACCGTAAAATTCGCTGGAATCGCTGTTGAAAATTTCGCGATAATTGCCCGCTGCCGGTACGCCAATCCGATACCCACTACGTGGAATGGGCGTCATATTGAGCACAATCAGCAGGGTATCTTCTGGCTGGTTCCCTTTTCGAAGATAGGTCAGAACACTATTTTCGCGATCCGATGTATCGATCCATTCGAATCCATCAGCGGTAAAGCTGCGCTCATAGAGAGCAGGCTCGGAGCGATAAAGGTTGTTCAGCGCTCTCACACAGGCGGCTGCACCTTTATGCGGTGGAAATTGCAGCAAATGCCAGTCGAGACTGGTGTCGTATTTCCACTCCGATGTTTGCCCAAATTCGCCCCCCATAAATACTAGTTTACTGCCCGAGTGGGTAAACATATACGAAAACAGGAGCCGTAAGTTGGCGAAACGCTGCCATTCGTCGCCGGGCATTTTACCTACCAGCGACTGTTTGCCATACACCACTTCGTCGTGCGAAAGGGGCAGCATAAAATTTTCGGTGAATGCATACACCGTGCTGAAGGTAAAATTGTCCTGATGATATTTCCGATACGATGGATCGCGTTCGAAATAGCGAAGTGTGTCGTTCATCCAGCCCATCATCCATTTCATGCCGAAACCAAGCCCGCCCGTATAAACCGGCCGCGACACGCCCGGAAAGGCTGTCGATTCTTCAGCAACGGTTTGAACATCAGGATAATGCAGATAGACAGCTTCATTGATTTCTTTGAAGAGCGAAATGGCTTCCAGATTTTCCCGTCCGCCAAACATATTGGGCTCCCATTCGCCAGCGTTCCGAGAATAATCCAGATAGAGCATCGATGCTACGGCATCGACGCGTAAGCCATCGGCATGGAAACGATCGAGCCAGAACAACGCATTCGAAATCAGGAACGAACGCACCTCGGGTCGACTGTAGTTGAAAATATAGCTTTTCCAGTCGGGATGATAGCCTTTACGTGGGTCGGGGTGTTCATACAGATGTGATCCGTCGAATTCATAGAGGCCATGGGCATCGCCGGGGAAGTGCGAAGGAACCCAGTCGAGCAATACGCCAATGCCTGCCTGGTGAAGCCGTTCGATCAGGCGCATAAAGTCCTGCGGAGTTCCGAATCGGCTACTGGGTGCATAATAGCCTGTGATCTGATAGCCCCACGAAGGTTCATAGGGATATTGCATCACAGGCATAAATTCGACATGGGTGAAGCCCATATCCTGCACATAGGGAACTAGCGCATCGGCAATTTCGCCATAGCTTAGTTCACGATCGGGGTTCGATGGATCGCGACGCCACGACGACAGATGTACTTCGTAGACCGAAAACGGTGCGTTAAGTGAGTTTTTGGCTTTTCGGTCGGTCATCCACTGCTGATCCTGCCACTCGTAGTAGGTGTCCCATATAACAGAAGCTGTTTTGGGAGGCAGTTCCCACCAGTGGGCATACGGATCGCCTTTTTCGAGCTGGCGACCGCCTTCGTGAACGATGAAATATTTATAGGTTTCGCCACGACCAATATGCGGAATAAAGACTTCCCAGATACCCGACGAATCCCAGCGGACGTTGAGCGGATGGCTGCCTTTATTCCAGCCATTAAAATTACCGATGACTGCAACATAGCGGGCCGAAGGCGCCCAGACGGCAAAATACGTTCCGACAACGCCGTTATATTCAACAACGTGCGAACCAAATTTCTCGTAGAGTTTCTGGTGCTTGCCGGACCGAAACAGATATATGTCGAATTCAGTAAAGCGGCTGTATGGCCCACTATCCGTCTGGACGGGAGCATTATCGGGCGTCGGTTCAGTCATCGGCTGTTGGGTTAGCATAGGTTGTGCTGACTGTTCGGTTTCAGCCGGTGGGTTAGTAGACGGTGATGTCGTGGTTTTGCGTTTTGCCATTGTTTAGGACTAGTATAGCTACGTTATTGAACGTTATCGGTGCCAGAAAGTTAGAAAATTTCCCTTCCGTTCTGCCGGAAAGTTGTGGCAATTTGGTTGAAAGTATAGCTCAGTAAGCCGACCGATGGGTTAATGTATCCCCAAACAATTTCAAAAATCGTTTAGGGCTGTCGGTGGTTAGGGTCGTTGCGAGTTTAGCAAAGCTGTTTGCAGCATGGGCACCTCGGGTACATAATCGCCATTGCTCAGACGGATTTTCTCAATCTCGCGAATGACGTCGAAGATACCCCGGAGTGGAATTTTTACCCAGGATGGTCGATAACTGATTTCGTAACCCAGTTCGTAAACGGCTTTTTCGAGCAAATAAACCAGCAATAGAAAGTTAATTTCATAATTGTTCTTAAACAGTGCATGTGGGGTGCCAAACACATCGAGATACGCATTCATAAACGTATCGCGGATGAGGTAAAACCACCGATCCGAAACCCGCTGCAGGTGTTCTGAGGTTAATCCATCGGTTTCTACCGAATTGAAGAGTTTGGCCGAAACAGCGTAGTGATACGACCGAATCATGCCAGCCACATCTTTGAGCGGAGAGTGCTTTATTTTTCGTTCGGAAATGCTGCTTTCGGGTTCCCCTTCAAAATCGATCATAACAAAGTCGTTGCCGGTGGCCAGCACCTGCCCCAAATGATAATCGCCGTGGATACGGATGCGTAGCGAATCGAGCGGGCGCTTCCGGAAATCGTCAATGAAGGCTTCAATCATTTCGCGGGCTTCCATAAAAATCCAGGCCAGCCGCTGGGCGAGCGGATCGAGTTTGGTATAATTGTCGATGAGCAACGCATACCGTCGTTCAAGCAAATCCTCGAAACGTTTGATCAAAAACTCACGATATTCGTCGGTGAAGGGTTCGGGAGCAAACGATGCGTCGGCATCGGGTTTGTAGAGTGCACAGTGCATTTCACCAGTTCGTCGGCCCAGTAGTTCCACCTTCTCAAAAACATCTTCGCGAATGGCAAATAACCGCTGTGGCACCGCATACAGAAAATCGTTGAGATAGTCGCCGGTTTGCATCCACGAATCCTTTTCGTTAGGAACCATACGCTGCACCATACCCAGGGTTATGTCGGGACTATTGTCGCGCTGCCAGACAATGCTGCCACCAAAAGCCGGAATATGCGGAAAATTGCTTTCGTCGGTCAGAAATGCCACCATATCTACCTCCGGATTGGTTTCGCGGAAGAGTTTTCGGTAGAGTTTCAGGAAGTATTTTTCGCCAAATACCATAGCCGAATTGCTCGAATCGACGGGCAACACGCGCGACGGCAGCCTGTTGTCGCCATCCTCCAGGCCTTTGCCTTTGTTAAACAAAAGTTGGCCATCAGGTTGTTGAAGTGCCTGATTCTGATAAATATTCGTAAATAAAGTATGGCGGAATCGTTCGTCGTAAATAGCATCGACTAATATGCCTGCTTCACCTGCCAACCTGGCTTTAGCCAGACGGCCTTTGTCTGGAATGTCTGCCAGCGCTACCCGATCGGCAATGGCATCGGTAATAAACGACAGCGGGAGTTGATAGCTTTCGGGCGCACCGTCGGTATAGGTAGCTTCTATGATCAGCAGATAGGCAACGTCGCCATCCTCCAGGGGCAGTGTATGAATTGTCTGGACAGAGAAACCCGTTTGAGAGCGTGCTTTACCAGCAAACCAGCGACAGGTATTGACATACGAAGGGAGTACTGTCTGGGCCAATGCTTTCCAAAAGTCAGGGTTGGACGCAATTGTATGGGAGGATGACCACGCAGTTGGCGATATAATTGGTTGAATCGTAGGCATGAAGACAGATCTGATGTGCAAATAGACTCATTTGCTCGCTTTAAGTCAAAAATTTCTTGAATATACAACAGCTTTACTGGCGTTTGTGTTAGCCGAATGTTGACAGTTAGCGATCAGGAGGCTTTCGGATGGTTGGACGTGTCGAAGGAATTGGATAGCTGGTTTCCTGGCTAACAGTCCAGTTGGGGAGCTGGCCTGCTAGCTCATGCATTACCTGCTCGCTGGTAACCTCTACCAGCACCGATTGATGGCTTGTATCGATTACCTGCGTTTTTGTTCGAATAAGTTGAAGGTCATCTTCTGGTAACGGCGAGATGCCCTGAAAGTTTAAAATATATCGACTCATAGCTTTAGTAATGCGTGAATTGCTTTTCGGTGGATGCTGGTTGAGGCAATTGCCCTACTACGACGTAAACAGCATCCCCGTACCTTCAAAAGTAGCCCCGAAACCCAACAACTGAACGTTGGTAGCCAGAAACCGGATCATGGCTTCGGAACGGCTTGCATTGCGGGGCATATTGAGTATATCCAGTTGCGACGATAGAAGCCGGGCCGCAACTCCGGTGGCCATAGGGCAGGCCATCGACGTGCCGCTTAACGGAGCATAACCATCCGGCACCGACGATATAATACCGACTCCGGGAGCAATGAAATCGACTTCGGGGCCGATGTTTGAAAAAGCCGCTACAAAGTTTTTTTTATCGATGCCGTAGGGGGCAGCGGTATTGGGTGAATCGGTTGTGTTAGCCGGAAAAGTGCCTTTGCGTCCCATAGCACCAACGGCCAGCGAAAGCGAAAACGAAGCCGGAAAACTAACCGGTTGCCGACCATCGTTGCCGGTTGCTACAAAACAGAGGGTACCATGGTCATGGGCAAAAGTAATGGCCTGCTGTGTAGCTTCGTCGGGAGGGCCACCGCCAAGACTCATGTTCACAAGGTCGCAGCCATCCGCAACAGCCTGCTCAATGGCTTTAACGATAGCAAAATTTGATGCCCCCTCGCTGCCTTTCCCAAACACCCGGTATACATGAAGCTCGGCATGGGGCGCTACGCCCCGAACGCCCGTTGGGGGTGTGCCATGTGCCGCAATGATACCCGATACGTGAGTACCGTGCTCGTCGACATCGGCAAAATCGGTGGGATCTTCGCCCGTAACGGTGCAGCCTCCTCCGGCTATGGTCAGGTCAGGATGCGGACCAGCCCCCGTATCAATGACGGCAACCTTTACGCCCTGGCCAGCAGGCATACTATCGGTGGTGGGTGGATAAAAGAAGTTCCTGGCGTCCTGATAATCGAGCTTTATGGGCTGAATGGCAAACGTATCGTTGTTTTTGAGCGTAAGGTTTTGTTTCCAGAAACTCCAGTAACCCGCCTTCGGATAGATGTATAGCTGATCGATGATGCGATTGCCTATGCTTTTGAAGGTGACAATGCCCTGGCTATTTGAGGTGCCCTGTTCGCCCGCCCGCTGTTCGAAATCCGTGAAAGCAACCGCCGTAGCGCCAATAATAGGCTTCCCTGATTTAGCATCCTTCAGTTGAATTCTGACACTAACGCGGGGCTGAGCGGCCAGCGCCGAAGGTTTCTGACGCACTTCGGGCCGCCAGATTTGTGGATAATAGAACACTTCGGGCACAATGCGTAGGCCCGCTAATTCTGCCCGGAGTGCAGGCAAGGCTATTTCTGGAATGCTGATAAGCTTTGTGCCCGTTTGGCTGGTTGAATCAAGCACAATAGCCTGGTCGGCCAGATCGGTGTTCAGCACATCGTTCAGATGAGTATTGACCGTTAGTTTGGCAAAAGTCGCCTGCGTTTCCGATTGAAGCTGCGGAGCAGAGAGTCGGGTTTCTGTTTTAGGTAACAGAATATAATGCTGGTAAGTTAGCTGAGCCATGATGCGTTTGGGAGCAAGTGTTGGATAACGCAATATTCAGAAAGAAAACTGTTACAAATCAGTATCTGTTTTCAATTCTTCCGCTTATTTTTTGTCAGGAAAATAGTCCTCTCCGGATTGCGGTTTCTACCGGCGAATAGCTGCCATTTTGCCGGTATAACTGAAGGGGTGTGGCCGGAAGCAAAGGCGGTTGCGCCATAAAACGAGGGCTTGTGCCCCGGTGGGGTTGTGCCGCATGAATCAGAAACGGATGGCAGATATAGACCGTACCTGCTTTGCCGGTAGCCAGCGTCATGGGGCGCTCAAAAGAGTTATCCAGCCGTTGGGCTAATTCAATAAACGACAGACCGTTGGCACCTGCCGGTTCGAGTAGCTTCGGTACGTCCAGATGAGAGCCAGCCAGAATGCGTGTTGGGGCATCATTGACCCCAACATCGGAAAATAAGAACAACAACAGCAAGGCACGGCCAGTTGAGGTTACATTGAGTCGCCAGGAACCATCGGCTCCCTGAAAACTAGCTTCGGCATGCCATCCGGTATCACCCGGATCGTTGGGACTCGGGAAGCGAATGGGAAATGTACCCAGACTGCCGCGGGGTAGCCAACGGCCTATACCCACCAGTTGATCGAAAGCATCGACAAGGGTAGGGGCGTTAGCTGCCCGTCGAAACGGTTCCTGGTTGTAGTCGCCCAGGCGGATAACGGGCTGAGTCCAGCTCGAAGGCTTATCTGGATCGCAGCCTGTGTCTTTCCACAGTATAGCCCGGCCCTGCTCGGCCAGCTCTTCCGGAAAAGCATTGTCGATACGCAGGAATCCATCGTTAATAAACTGTTCAATTTGCGATTGATCCATATCAGACTGGTTTAAAAAGCGCCTTGGAGAGGATACTCACTTAGCCAGTTGAACCGGGAACTGTGGTAAAATAGCTATAAGCCGAAGCGTATAACTACAGTAACTGCCAAATCGGCGAGGGGTTTATAGAACGGCATCGATGCGCACCGGGCTTTTCCTATCTTTGCCGTTCGCTTTTATCGTCATTATGGATAGTCAACTATTCAACAGAAGAGATTTAATTGCTTATTTTATTGTTGCAGCCATTGGAGCATCCTTACAACTGGTTGTGGGTACACTGCTTCAGGAATGGTTTCCGGTAACGTATGAACAGGCTTTACTGGCGGGTTATATAGCTTCATTTTTCGTAGGTTTTTACCTTACCAAACTCTTCGCATTCAACGCTAAAAACTCGGCCAAAACCCGCCGGGAAATAGCTAAGTTTACGCTCGTTTCCATTATATCCTGTATTATCACGGTATATGGCTCCTCGCTGCTTTACAGCCTTTCTGTCGAT harbors:
- the glgB gene encoding 1,4-alpha-glucan branching protein GlgB; this encodes MAKRKTTTSPSTNPPAETEQSAQPMLTQQPMTEPTPDNAPVQTDSGPYSRFTEFDIYLFRSGKHQKLYEKFGSHVVEYNGVVGTYFAVWAPSARYVAVIGNFNGWNKGSHPLNVRWDSSGIWEVFIPHIGRGETYKYFIVHEGGRQLEKGDPYAHWWELPPKTASVIWDTYYEWQDQQWMTDRKAKNSLNAPFSVYEVHLSSWRRDPSNPDRELSYGEIADALVPYVQDMGFTHVEFMPVMQYPYEPSWGYQITGYYAPSSRFGTPQDFMRLIERLHQAGIGVLLDWVPSHFPGDAHGLYEFDGSHLYEHPDPRKGYHPDWKSYIFNYSRPEVRSFLISNALFWLDRFHADGLRVDAVASMLYLDYSRNAGEWEPNMFGGRENLEAISLFKEINEAVYLHYPDVQTVAEESTAFPGVSRPVYTGGLGFGMKWMMGWMNDTLRYFERDPSYRKYHQDNFTFSTVYAFTENFMLPLSHDEVVYGKQSLVGKMPGDEWQRFANLRLLFSYMFTHSGSKLVFMGGEFGQTSEWKYDTSLDWHLLQFPPHKGAAACVRALNNLYRSEPALYERSFTADGFEWIDTSDRENSVLTYLRKGNQPEDTLLIVLNMTPIPRSGYRIGVPAAGNYREIFNSDSSEFYGSGIGNPHPMHSEDSAWHGRSQSIRLNIPPLAAIVLKME
- a CDS encoding putative maltokinase produces the protein MPTIQPIISPTAWSSSHTIASNPDFWKALAQTVLPSYVNTCRWFAGKARSQTGFSVQTIHTLPLEDGDVAYLLIIEATYTDGAPESYQLPLSFITDAIADRVALADIPDKGRLAKARLAGEAGILVDAIYDERFRHTLFTNIYQNQALQQPDGQLLFNKGKGLEDGDNRLPSRVLPVDSSNSAMVFGEKYFLKLYRKLFRETNPEVDMVAFLTDESNFPHIPAFGGSIVWQRDNSPDITLGMVQRMVPNEKDSWMQTGDYLNDFLYAVPQRLFAIREDVFEKVELLGRRTGEMHCALYKPDADASFAPEPFTDEYREFLIKRFEDLLERRYALLIDNYTKLDPLAQRLAWIFMEAREMIEAFIDDFRKRPLDSLRIRIHGDYHLGQVLATGNDFVMIDFEGEPESSISERKIKHSPLKDVAGMIRSYHYAVSAKLFNSVETDGLTSEHLQRVSDRWFYLIRDTFMNAYLDVFGTPHALFKNNYEINFLLLVYLLEKAVYELGYEISYRPSWVKIPLRGIFDVIREIEKIRLSNGDYVPEVPMLQTALLNSQRP
- a CDS encoding S8 family serine peptidase, yielding MAQLTYQHYILLPKTETRLSAPQLQSETQATFAKLTVNTHLNDVLNTDLADQAIVLDSTSQTGTKLISIPEIALPALRAELAGLRIVPEVFYYPQIWRPEVRQKPSALAAQPRVSVRIQLKDAKSGKPIIGATAVAFTDFEQRAGEQGTSNSQGIVTFKSIGNRIIDQLYIYPKAGYWSFWKQNLTLKNNDTFAIQPIKLDYQDARNFFYPPTTDSMPAGQGVKVAVIDTGAGPHPDLTIAGGGCTVTGEDPTDFADVDEHGTHVSGIIAAHGTPPTGVRGVAPHAELHVYRVFGKGSEGASNFAIVKAIEQAVADGCDLVNMSLGGGPPDEATQQAITFAHDHGTLCFVATGNDGRQPVSFPASFSLSLAVGAMGRKGTFPANTTDSPNTAAPYGIDKKNFVAAFSNIGPEVDFIAPGVGIISSVPDGYAPLSGTSMACPMATGVAARLLSSQLDILNMPRNASRSEAMIRFLATNVQLLGFGATFEGTGMLFTS
- a CDS encoding phytanoyl-CoA dioxygenase family protein, which produces MDQSQIEQFINDGFLRIDNAFPEELAEQGRAILWKDTGCDPDKPSSWTQPVIRLGDYNQEPFRRAANAPTLVDAFDQLVGIGRWLPRGSLGTFPIRFPSPNDPGDTGWHAEASFQGADGSWRLNVTSTGRALLLLFLFSDVGVNDAPTRILAGSHLDVPKLLEPAGANGLSFIELAQRLDNSFERPMTLATGKAGTVYICHPFLIHAAQPHRGTSPRFMAQPPLLPATPLQLYRQNGSYSPVETAIRRGLFS
- a CDS encoding GtrA family protein, yielding MDSQLFNRRDLIAYFIVAAIGASLQLVVGTLLQEWFPVTYEQALLAGYIASFFVGFYLTKLFAFNAKNSAKTRREIAKFTLVSIISCIITVYGSSLLYSLSVDWFRSVIVTIPASTKEVNVNKLVAHTSGMGLSFISNYVLHKQFTFRNTGFYDKLKRLLNL